A genome region from Chitinophagales bacterium includes the following:
- a CDS encoding S8 family peptidase translates to MQSNFLIKISFLVLPIVLKTQVQYLVYFKPKDIEKTAYALSADAMKRKMLYGISLDDKDYAIEPHRKSSIEKIVPVIKSSRWLNAVSVVCTKEELERIKKLEFVDKVEILTGIETKLKSSYQKLETNYTIEQYGAAYTQIELHGGRALHDEGFEGQGMRIGVFDAGFDRLDKISSFKHLFTENRIFPVKNIVQNSNDVYTLDGHGTAVMGCMASFLKDTIVASAPKASYYLFITEDPRSETRVEELNWAVAAEMADSMGLDIINSSLGYHQFDDPSQNYTRDDMNGKTTIVSKAAAIAVEKGIVVVNSAGNHGNKDWGIITAPADVEGVISVGALDINTSLADFSSKGFYKLNYIKPNIVGVGKGTTLYYDMGNYHFGNGTSFSSPLLAGLIACFWQKNSFLKPQELRTLLYSTGSNYLSPNLEIGFGLPQFHRPFSFNLIKQKEKNLSVFPNPSQGNTILEISSNESIVGAEFEVYFAGKVISKSKVNLLKGVNHIFINTDNYAKGLYFFKVKMGNFSLEERYIKN, encoded by the coding sequence ATGCAATCGAATTTTCTGATTAAGATATCATTTTTGGTTTTACCTATTGTTTTGAAAACACAAGTTCAATATTTGGTTTATTTCAAACCTAAAGATATTGAAAAAACTGCTTACGCGCTCTCTGCAGATGCCATGAAAAGAAAAATGCTATATGGCATTTCGCTTGATGACAAGGATTATGCTATAGAGCCTCACAGAAAGTCATCAATAGAAAAAATTGTTCCAGTGATAAAGTCTTCACGATGGCTAAATGCTGTATCTGTAGTATGTACAAAAGAAGAATTAGAACGAATAAAAAAGCTAGAATTTGTAGATAAAGTAGAAATTTTAACTGGTATAGAAACCAAACTAAAGTCTAGTTATCAAAAACTTGAAACAAACTATACTATTGAGCAGTATGGTGCTGCATATACTCAAATAGAGCTCCATGGAGGGCGTGCACTTCATGATGAAGGATTTGAAGGTCAGGGCATGCGCATAGGAGTCTTCGATGCAGGCTTTGATCGACTAGATAAAATTTCTTCTTTTAAACATTTGTTTACAGAAAATCGAATATTCCCAGTGAAAAATATTGTTCAAAATTCAAATGACGTATATACCTTGGATGGACATGGAACTGCTGTTATGGGTTGTATGGCTTCGTTTTTAAAAGACACTATTGTAGCAAGTGCTCCCAAGGCTAGTTATTATTTATTCATAACTGAAGATCCTAGAAGTGAAACTCGTGTAGAAGAATTGAACTGGGCTGTAGCTGCGGAAATGGCGGATAGCATGGGTTTAGATATTATTAATTCATCTTTAGGTTATCATCAATTTGATGATCCTTCTCAAAACTATACTAGAGATGATATGAATGGAAAAACTACCATAGTATCCAAGGCAGCAGCTATAGCAGTTGAAAAAGGAATAGTGGTTGTGAATTCCGCAGGTAATCATGGTAATAAAGACTGGGGTATTATAACGGCTCCAGCCGATGTTGAAGGAGTGATATCCGTAGGAGCTCTCGATATCAATACTAGTTTAGCCGATTTTAGCTCTAAGGGTTTTTACAAGTTAAATTATATAAAACCCAATATAGTGGGGGTAGGAAAGGGGACAACACTTTATTATGATATGGGAAATTATCATTTTGGAAATGGTACATCTTTTTCATCGCCTTTACTAGCTGGGCTTATCGCATGTTTTTGGCAAAAAAATAGTTTTCTGAAACCTCAAGAGCTCAGAACTCTGCTCTATTCCACTGGTTCCAATTATTTAAGTCCTAATCTTGAAATAGGTTTCGGGTTACCACAATTTCATAGACCATTCTCCTTTAATCTAATAAAACAGAAGGAAAAAAATCTATCTGTATTCCCTAATCCTTCTCAAGGTAATACGATACTGGAAATAAGCTCTAATGAGTCTATAGTGGGCGCAGAATTCGAAGTTTATTTTGCAGGAAAAGTCATTTCCAAATCAAAGGTAAACTTACTGAAAGGTGTGAACCACATTTTTATCAATACAGATAACTATGCGAAAGGGTTATACTTTTTTAAGGTAAAAATGGGTAATTTTAGCCTAGAGGAAAGATATATTAAAAACTAG
- the porV gene encoding type IX secretion system outer membrane channel protein PorV has protein sequence MILFRVVGNVIPFFILLIFSNQLYSQGTINHNGLEYVITTGVPFMRIATDARSAGMAEVGVATSADNNAGFHNPAKLAFVDNDMGASVNFAPWLRQITNDIYLINANGYYKISPNHAAGISLRYFTLGQINYKDASGGDLGISKPFEFAAEGHYSFRLSENFGIGASGRFILSDLSNGATTATTQIPAGNAFSVDFAAFYTKRLEIGRFQETKLNLGLNISNIGSKIQYSANGQPDFIPTNLALGACMESQIDDHNTVSLSIQLDKLLVPTPTYTRDNQGKFKFVDENRNGIPDFKEHGSIGGMLVSFGDHANGIGGELGEFIYHAGAEYSYQKTYFLRAGFFFEPEGAGGRQFVTAGLGLKYNTLRLDFSYLLPITQQRSPLDNQMRVSLAFNIGESKKDNYW, from the coding sequence GTGATTTTATTCAGAGTTGTCGGGAACGTAATTCCATTTTTTATTTTACTTATTTTCTCAAATCAATTATACTCTCAAGGGACTATTAATCACAATGGTTTAGAATATGTGATCACGACAGGGGTACCTTTTATGCGTATTGCTACGGATGCTCGCTCTGCGGGTATGGCAGAAGTAGGTGTAGCTACATCAGCAGATAATAATGCTGGATTTCACAATCCAGCAAAACTTGCCTTTGTAGACAATGACATGGGCGCTTCGGTCAATTTTGCACCATGGCTGAGACAAATCACCAATGATATTTACCTCATCAATGCAAATGGATATTATAAAATTTCACCAAACCATGCTGCTGGTATTAGTTTGCGATATTTTACACTAGGTCAAATCAATTATAAGGATGCATCAGGTGGGGATTTAGGAATATCCAAGCCTTTCGAATTTGCAGCGGAAGGGCACTATTCTTTTCGACTTTCCGAAAATTTTGGGATTGGAGCCAGTGGTCGATTTATTTTATCCGATTTATCTAATGGAGCTACGACGGCCACGACTCAAATTCCAGCGGGCAATGCGTTTTCGGTAGATTTTGCCGCTTTCTACACTAAGAGACTTGAGATAGGAAGATTCCAAGAAACAAAACTCAATTTGGGACTCAATATATCCAATATTGGATCAAAAATTCAATACAGTGCTAATGGTCAACCTGACTTTATTCCTACCAATTTAGCCTTAGGAGCTTGTATGGAGAGTCAAATCGATGATCACAATACGGTGAGCTTGAGTATTCAGTTGGATAAACTTTTAGTGCCTACTCCTACTTATACTAGAGACAATCAAGGTAAATTTAAATTTGTAGATGAGAACAGAAATGGCATACCCGATTTTAAAGAGCATGGATCCATAGGAGGTATGCTTGTATCATTTGGTGATCATGCGAATGGAATTGGTGGTGAATTGGGTGAATTTATTTATCATGCAGGAGCAGAATATTCATATCAAAAAACATATTTTTTACGTGCAGGATTCTTCTTTGAACCAGAAGGTGCTGGAGGAAGACAATTCGTTACTGCCGGATTAGGTTTAAAATATAATACATTGAGATTAGATTTCTCATATCTACTGCCTATCACGCAGCAGCGTTCACCTTTAGATAATCAAATGAGAGTTTCATTGGCATTCAATATCGGTGAGAGTAAGAAGGATAATTACTGGTAA